A genomic segment from Aquila chrysaetos chrysaetos chromosome 11, bAquChr1.4, whole genome shotgun sequence encodes:
- the PWWP2B gene encoding PWWP domain-containing protein 2B, whose protein sequence is MAEAAAAAAVEEEAAAGAPPSPRVGAWLPVLVEQMVNDTLVVTLSCGERRFTGVLLDCTKKSGLFCLPSSFPKHEDPPTDTCANGVADGGDAMQRETEPQSAGEKPPKGNGDEQVPPLLPPPPPGSLPPYPPYFEGAPFPRPLWLRHTYNQWVPQPPPRTIKRTRRRLSRNRDPGRLIMSTIRLRPRQVLCEKCKNTLNPEDANTARQNAKTRRKLSIQDKEQKKHSESDYMEKRNKREKREDDKFSGELVHRTPVIKISYSTPQGKGEVVKIPSRVHGSVKPFCPERILQNGGEDQEETRDSERCRETKCLMDKSAGSQLASIPKLKLTRPVHSSADVPPPKIRLKPHRINDGQSVSIYKAELIDEINVLQSSRESNPGAFYNDESTDRSLAEISSGSSGEDDDFKRFPQGKDGHDNLAFLMNYRKRKADSSSLSVCSNDSLDESKSSSSEVTSPEMCDFLPGDDASVSSSSKDERKIVPPLTVRLHTQSVSKCVTEDGRTVSVGDIVWGKIHGFPWWPARVLDINLSQKENGEPSWREAKVSWFGSPTTSFLSVSKLSPFSEFFKLRFNRKKKGMYRKAITEAAKAVEHLTPEIRDLLTQFET, encoded by the exons atggccgaggcggcggcggcggcggcggtggaggaggaggcggcggcgggggcgccgCCGTCGCCGCGGGTGGGCGCGTGGCTACCGGTGCTGGTGGAGCAGATGGTGAACGACACGCTGGTGGTCACGCTGAGCTGCGGGGAGCGCCGCTTCACCGGCGTCCTGCTCGACTGCACCAAGAA GTCCGGATTGTTTTGTCTCCCATCCTCCTTTCCCAAGCATGAGGACCCTCCCACTGACACTTGCGCTAACGGAGTTGCTGATGGCGGAGATGCCATGCAGCGCGAGACAGAGCCGCAGTCTGCTGGTGAAAAGCCTCCCAAAGGAAACGGTGATGAGCAAGTAccccccctcctgcctcccccaccGCCTGGCAGCCTTCCTCCTTACCCCCCCTACTTCGAGGGAGCTCCCTTTCCCCGTCCGCTATGGCTACGGCACACGTACAACCAGTGGGTTCCTCAGCCACCGCCACGGACTATAAAGAGGACGAGGAGGCGTTTATCACGGAATAGAGACCCGGGAAGGCTTATCATGAGCACTATCAGGCTACGGCCAAGACAGGTGCTCTGTGAGAAGTGTAAAAACACTCTGAACCCCGAGGATGCAAACACAGCTAGGCAGAACGCTAAAACCAGGAGGAAGCTGAGCATTCaggacaaagagcagaaaaagcacAGTGAGTCCGACTACatggagaaaaggaacaaaagagaaaagagagaggatgaCAAGTTTTCTGGGGAACTAGTACATCGAACGCCAGTTATAAAAATATCCTACAGTACTCCACAAGGGAAAGGCGAAGTTGTAAAAATCCCTTCCCGGGTTCATGGCTCAGTCAAACCGTTTTGTCCAGAGCGAATATTGCAGAACGGAGGAGAGGACCAAGAGGAGACCAGAGACTCTGAACGGTGTCGAGAAACCAAATGTTTAATGGACAAGTCAGCAGGCAGCCAGCTTGCTTCCATTCCAAAACTGAAGCTTACGCGGCCGGTGCATTCCAGTGCGGATGTCCCACCCCCAAAGATACGGCTGAAGCCCCATCGCATAAATGATGGTCAGAGTGTTTCAATTTATAAGGCAGAACTTATTGACGAAATAAATGTCCTTCAGAGCAGCAGGGAGTCCAATCCTGGCGCATTTTACAATGATGAATCCACAGACAGAAGTTTAGCTGAGATATCTTCAGGGAGTTCAGGTGAAGATGATGACTTTAAAAGATTTCCCCAGGGTAAAGATGGGCATGATAACTTGGCTTTCCTTATGAATTATCGTAAAAGAAAAGCCGATTCTTCTAGTTTATCAGTGTGTAGTAATGACAGTCTAGACGAATCCAAGTCTTCTAGTTCAGAAGTAACATCACCAGAAATGTGTGACTTTTTGCCTGGTGATGATGCATCCGTCTCTTCATCTTCAAAAGATGAGCGTAAAATTGTGCCGCCACTAACAGTTAGACTGCATACCCAAAGTGTGTCTAAATGTGTCACAGAAGATGGAAGAACTGTTTCAGTGGGGGATATTGTTTGGGGTAAAATTCATGGTTTTCCATGGTGGCCAGCACGTGTTCTTGACATAAACCTTAGTCAGAAGGAAAACGGAGAACCTTCGTGGCGAGAAGCTAAAGTATCATGGTTTGGTTCTCCAACGACTTCATTCTTATCTGTTTCAAaactctctcctttctctgaatttttcaaaCTGAGATTTAATCGCAAGAAGAAAGGGATGTATCGGAAAGCTATCACAGAAGCTGCAAAGGCAGTAGAGCATCTGACTCCAGAAATAAGAGATCTCTTAACACAGTTTGAGACATAA